A portion of the Rhodanobacter sp. AS-Z3 genome contains these proteins:
- the aroA gene encoding 3-phosphoshikimate 1-carboxyvinyltransferase has protein sequence MSGQRDWSSRPGGALHGSLQVPGDKSVSHRALMLASIAEGSSRIRGFLEGEDTRATAAVLTQLGVRIETPSSGERLVHGVGLHGLRGTTQPLDCGNAGTGMRLLAGLLAGQAFDSRLMGDASLSKRPMRRVTEPLASMGARIDTRDGLPPLDIHGGQPLRGIRYELPVASAQVKSALLLAGLYAAGETEIIEPHPTRDYTERMLAAFGWPVVFSPGHATLEGGHALRATDVDVPADFSSAAFFLVAASIVPGSELRLQSVGLNPRRTGLLQALQLMGADITIEREREAGGEPVGDLLVRHAPLHGIELPEAIVPDMIDELPVLFIAAAVASGRTIIRGAAELRVKESDRIATMATGLRALGAQIEETPDGAIIQGGRLGGGVIETHLDHRIAMSFAVAGLVAAAPVRINDCGHVATSFPGFLALANGCGFKLGDAG, from the coding sequence TTGAGCGGGCAACGGGACTGGAGCAGCCGTCCGGGTGGCGCGCTGCATGGCAGTTTGCAGGTGCCGGGCGACAAGTCGGTGTCCCATCGCGCGTTGATGCTGGCTTCGATCGCCGAAGGCAGTTCGCGCATTCGCGGGTTCCTTGAAGGCGAAGATACCCGCGCCACTGCCGCGGTGTTGACCCAGTTGGGCGTGCGGATCGAGACGCCGTCGTCCGGCGAACGGCTGGTGCACGGCGTGGGCCTGCATGGCCTTCGCGGCACGACGCAGCCGCTGGATTGCGGCAACGCGGGCACCGGCATGCGTTTGCTGGCGGGTTTGCTGGCGGGGCAGGCGTTCGACAGTCGTCTGATGGGTGACGCCTCCCTGTCGAAACGTCCGATGCGTCGGGTGACGGAGCCGCTCGCTTCGATGGGCGCACGCATCGATACGCGTGACGGCCTGCCGCCGCTGGATATTCACGGTGGCCAACCGTTGCGCGGCATCCGTTACGAGTTGCCGGTGGCCAGCGCCCAGGTGAAGTCGGCGCTGCTGCTGGCTGGGCTGTATGCGGCAGGTGAAACCGAGATCATCGAACCGCATCCGACCCGTGATTACACCGAACGCATGCTCGCTGCGTTCGGCTGGCCCGTCGTCTTTTCGCCGGGTCACGCCACCCTTGAAGGTGGCCATGCACTACGCGCCACCGACGTCGATGTGCCGGCCGACTTTTCCTCGGCCGCGTTTTTCCTCGTTGCAGCCAGCATCGTTCCGGGTTCTGAACTGCGTCTACAGAGCGTCGGGCTCAATCCGCGTCGTACCGGTTTGCTGCAAGCGCTGCAGTTGATGGGGGCCGATATCACGATCGAACGTGAGCGTGAGGCAGGTGGCGAACCGGTCGGTGACCTGTTGGTACGTCATGCCCCGCTGCACGGCATCGAGTTACCCGAGGCGATCGTGCCGGACATGATCGACGAGTTGCCCGTGTTGTTCATCGCGGCGGCCGTCGCCAGTGGCCGCACGATCATTCGCGGAGCGGCCGAGCTGCGGGTGAAAGAGTCTGATCGCATCGCAACCATGGCCACCGGGTTGCGCGCGCTGGGTGCGCAGATCGAGGAAACTCCCGATGGGGCGATCATCCAGGGTGGTCGACTCGGTGGTGGCGTCATTGAAACCCATCTCGACCATCGCATCGCGATGAGCTTTGCGGTCGCCGGGCTGGTGGCTGCGGCGCCGGTTCGAATCAACGATTGCGGCCATGTCGCGACATCGTTCCCGGGCTTTCTGGCGTTGGCCAATGGTTGCGGCTTCAAGCTGGGCGATGCCGGCTGA
- the kdsB gene encoding 3-deoxy-manno-octulosonate cytidylyltransferase, with protein sequence MSNIVAPFIVAIPARFGSTRLPGKPLREIGGVPMVVRVAHRALQAGAVQVVVAVDDQRIADALAGQPGIEICMTRTDHASGSDRLAECAQHYGWSNDSIVVNLQGDEPFAPAAGIRAVAQALVDDDAPMATLATAIVDAEELFDPNAVKLVCAVGGRALYFSRAPMPWARDAFAGDRTVLPAGLPFLRHIGIYAYRAGFLDRYTRLSRTPLEQIESLEQLRVLEHGHAIAVRLTPEPFPPGIDTEADLIRAEQWLSARH encoded by the coding sequence ATGTCGAACATCGTCGCTCCGTTCATTGTCGCCATTCCCGCCCGATTTGGTTCAACCCGCCTGCCGGGCAAGCCACTGCGCGAAATCGGTGGCGTACCGATGGTGGTTAGGGTGGCCCACCGTGCGCTGCAGGCCGGCGCCGTCCAGGTGGTAGTGGCGGTGGATGATCAGCGCATTGCCGATGCGCTGGCGGGGCAGCCCGGCATCGAGATCTGCATGACCCGTACAGACCATGCTTCCGGCAGCGACCGGCTAGCCGAGTGTGCGCAGCACTACGGCTGGAGTAATGACAGCATCGTGGTCAACCTGCAGGGTGACGAGCCATTTGCACCCGCAGCGGGGATTCGTGCGGTAGCGCAAGCACTGGTCGATGACGATGCGCCGATGGCAACACTGGCCACGGCCATTGTCGATGCAGAGGAACTGTTCGACCCCAATGCGGTGAAGTTGGTGTGCGCCGTTGGCGGTCGTGCGCTTTATTTCAGTCGCGCGCCGATGCCATGGGCACGTGATGCGTTTGCTGGTGATCGCACGGTGCTGCCAGCTGGCCTGCCGTTTCTGCGGCATATCGGCATCTACGCCTATCGCGCCGGCTTCCTCGATCGCTATACGCGCTTGTCGCGCACGCCGCTGGAGCAGATCGAATCGCTGGAGCAGTTGCGCGTGCTTGAACACGGTCACGCGATCGCCGTGCGGCTGACCCCCGAGCCGTTCCCGCCAGGGATCGACACCGAGGCCGATCTGATTCGTGCCGAGCAATGGTTGAGCGCGAGGCACTGA
- the uvrC gene encoding excinuclease ABC subunit UvrC has protein sequence MQPAQLPPFDGKAFVRTLTSAPGVYRHFDAAGELLYVGKAGNLKKRVSSYFLKPRMEPRIAAMVAQIARVEITVTRTEGEALLLESQLIKSLKPRYNILLRDDKSYPYIYLSTGEDYPRLAFHRGAKNLPGRYFGPYPSTYAVRESLSLMQKLFKVRQCEDSYFRNRTRPCLQYQIGRCSAPCVGLISVEDYRNDVRHAEMFLEGRSNAVIDELAEAMEQASHALQFERAAKLRDQVAAMRQLQAQHHVQGASADMDVIACRIEAGMACVSVLFFRDGISLGTREFFPRLPLDAEPADVLAQFIAQYYLDRPVPRELILGEVLADREILAELLSQHAGRAVELKSSVRGDRAQFLQMAERNAQASLTARLASRQTLGARFDDLQKVLGLEAPPRRIECFDISHTMGELTVASCVVFGAEGPEKSHYRRFNIAGITPGDDYAAMHQALTRRFRKVAEGEGARPDVLLIDGGGGQVAQALDVLRELGVNGIQVIGVAKGPGRRAGEETLVLADTGRELHPGSASPALHLVAAVRDEAHRFAISGHRKRREKAREHSVLEDVPGVGARRRSALLKAFGGMQGVEGAGVEELMQVRGIDRGLAERIYASLHG, from the coding sequence ATGCAACCCGCGCAACTCCCACCGTTCGACGGCAAGGCCTTCGTCCGCACGCTCACTTCCGCGCCGGGCGTCTATCGTCACTTCGACGCTGCCGGCGAACTGCTTTACGTGGGCAAGGCGGGCAACCTCAAGAAGCGGGTCAGCAGTTATTTCCTGAAGCCGCGGATGGAACCGCGCATCGCCGCGATGGTGGCGCAGATTGCCCGCGTCGAAATCACCGTAACGCGCACCGAGGGCGAAGCGCTGCTGCTGGAATCACAGCTGATCAAGTCGCTGAAGCCGCGTTACAACATCCTGCTGCGCGACGACAAAAGCTATCCCTACATCTACCTGTCCACTGGCGAGGACTATCCGCGGCTGGCCTTCCACCGCGGCGCGAAGAATTTGCCGGGGCGTTATTTCGGGCCGTATCCAAGTACCTATGCGGTGCGCGAAAGCCTCAGCCTGATGCAGAAGTTGTTCAAGGTACGCCAATGTGAGGACAGCTATTTCCGCAACCGTACGCGGCCGTGCCTGCAATACCAGATCGGCCGCTGCAGCGCGCCCTGCGTCGGCTTGATCAGTGTCGAGGACTATCGCAACGACGTGCGCCATGCCGAGATGTTCCTGGAAGGGCGCAGCAACGCGGTGATCGACGAACTGGCCGAGGCGATGGAGCAGGCCAGCCATGCGCTGCAATTCGAGCGTGCCGCGAAACTGCGCGATCAAGTGGCGGCAATGCGCCAACTGCAGGCACAGCATCATGTGCAAGGCGCCAGCGCCGACATGGACGTGATTGCCTGCCGGATCGAAGCGGGCATGGCCTGTGTCAGCGTGCTGTTCTTCCGTGACGGCATCAGCCTGGGCACGCGCGAGTTCTTTCCGCGACTGCCACTGGATGCCGAGCCGGCGGATGTGCTGGCGCAATTCATCGCGCAGTACTACCTCGACCGGCCGGTGCCGCGTGAACTGATTCTCGGCGAGGTGCTGGCCGACCGCGAGATCCTCGCCGAATTGCTGAGCCAGCATGCCGGTCGCGCGGTGGAACTGAAATCCAGTGTGCGCGGCGACCGTGCGCAGTTCCTGCAGATGGCCGAGCGCAATGCACAAGCCTCGCTGACGGCGCGTCTGGCCAGTCGCCAGACCCTGGGCGCACGATTCGACGATCTACAGAAAGTATTGGGTCTGGAAGCACCTCCTCGTCGCATCGAGTGTTTCGACATAAGCCACACGATGGGCGAACTCACGGTGGCCTCATGCGTGGTGTTTGGTGCAGAAGGGCCGGAGAAGTCGCACTACCGGCGCTTCAATATTGCCGGCATCACCCCGGGCGACGATTACGCGGCGATGCATCAGGCGCTGACTCGACGCTTCCGCAAGGTTGCCGAAGGTGAGGGCGCGCGGCCGGACGTGTTGTTGATTGATGGCGGTGGCGGGCAGGTGGCGCAGGCGCTCGACGTATTGCGCGAACTTGGCGTCAACGGAATACAGGTCATTGGCGTGGCGAAAGGGCCGGGCCGGCGAGCGGGCGAGGAAACGCTGGTGTTGGCGGACACGGGGCGCGAACTGCACCCGGGCTCGGCGTCACCGGCACTGCACCTGGTGGCGGCGGTGCGTGACGAGGCTCATCGTTTCGCCATCAGTGGTCATCGCAAACGTCGTGAGAAGGCGCGCGAGCACAGCGTGCTGGAAGACGTGCCAGGTGTGGGGGCAAGGCGGCGCTCGGCGCTGCTGAAGGCGTTTGGCGGCATGCAGGGCGTCGAAGGTGCCGGTGTCGAGGAGTTGATGCAGGTAAGAGGCATTGACCGTGGGCTCGCTGAACGGATCTACGCCAGCCTGCATGGCTGA
- the pgsA gene encoding CDP-diacylglycerol--glycerol-3-phosphate 3-phosphatidyltransferase: MRINLPTWLTLFRVALLPVMVVVFYLPFPGHNITAAIVFVLAAFTDWLDGYLARRMNLTSAFGAFLDPVADKLMVAVTLFLLVEAHRGGWPGVLMAVTAAIIVGREISVSALREWMAEIGMRATVKVAFIGKLKTVMQMVALVVLIVQHEKAAEALRLYHIGEALLVIAGILTIWSGLSYLRAAWPILSGETPQPRPVERDDI; the protein is encoded by the coding sequence ATGCGCATCAACCTGCCGACCTGGCTGACCCTGTTTCGCGTGGCACTGTTGCCGGTGATGGTGGTGGTTTTTTATCTGCCGTTCCCCGGTCACAACATCACCGCGGCCATCGTGTTCGTGCTGGCCGCGTTTACCGACTGGCTGGATGGTTACCTGGCGCGAAGGATGAATCTCACCTCGGCGTTCGGTGCTTTCCTCGATCCGGTGGCTGACAAGTTGATGGTGGCGGTGACCCTGTTCCTGCTGGTGGAGGCGCACCGTGGTGGATGGCCGGGTGTGCTGATGGCGGTGACGGCAGCAATTATTGTCGGTCGCGAAATCAGCGTTTCCGCCTTGCGCGAGTGGATGGCTGAAATCGGCATGCGCGCGACGGTCAAGGTTGCGTTCATCGGCAAGCTCAAGACGGTGATGCAGATGGTTGCGCTGGTGGTGCTGATCGTGCAGCACGAGAAGGCTGCCGAGGCACTGCGGCTGTACCACATTGGCGAAGCTTTGCTGGTGATTGCCGGCATACTCACCATCTGGTCTGGCCTCAGTTATCTGCGCGCCGCGTGGCCGATTCTCAGTGGCGAGACACCGCAGCCGCGGCCGGTCGAAAGGGACGATATCTGA
- a CDS encoding site-specific integrase: MKRRRGDAWHYTVKRAGLLPRPLYLSFTDEAEGDEYVRRVEALLDRGVVPDEFGAKRELRPTLRDGVRRYLAGQHVAADDPKVLGVVLQRLPMDMRLAELSFTWATRWVGELKRKQNLAPSTIRKHVGALSRCLDWLAGHGDVPFNALRSLPKGYASYTPDDAAAVAQVEGVAKDDVERDRRLELGEEARIRAVLDGMRPDDRQRALELREADALRLLFEMALESAMRMREMFTLSVDQVDLKRRTIFLDKTKNGSKRQVPITTVLRTQLAVRLKSAEPGELVFPWWDGDARLPSLRRTTSLLSRQFARVFSAAKCEGLHFHDLRHEATSRLFERTKLSDLEIAKITGHKSLAQLARYANLRGSNLAARLW, translated from the coding sequence ATGAAACGGCGGCGTGGTGACGCCTGGCATTACACGGTGAAGCGGGCGGGGTTGTTGCCGCGACCGTTGTATTTGAGTTTCACGGATGAGGCGGAGGGCGATGAGTATGTGCGCCGGGTGGAAGCGTTGCTGGATCGCGGCGTGGTGCCCGATGAGTTCGGGGCGAAGCGTGAGTTGCGCCCGACGCTGCGCGATGGCGTGCGGCGGTATCTGGCGGGGCAGCATGTGGCGGCGGATGATCCGAAGGTGTTGGGCGTAGTGTTACAGCGATTGCCGATGGATATGCGTCTGGCCGAGTTGTCGTTTACGTGGGCGACGCGCTGGGTGGGTGAGTTGAAGCGCAAGCAGAATCTGGCACCGTCGACGATTCGCAAGCATGTGGGCGCGTTGTCGCGTTGTCTGGACTGGCTGGCTGGGCATGGTGATGTGCCGTTCAACGCGTTGCGCTCGCTGCCGAAGGGCTACGCGAGTTACACGCCGGATGATGCGGCGGCCGTCGCGCAGGTGGAGGGCGTGGCGAAGGATGATGTTGAGCGCGATCGGCGGCTGGAGCTGGGCGAGGAAGCGCGGATCCGTGCGGTGCTGGACGGCATGCGGCCGGATGATCGGCAACGAGCGCTGGAGTTGCGTGAGGCGGACGCGCTGCGGCTGCTGTTTGAGATGGCGCTGGAGTCGGCGATGCGGATGCGCGAGATGTTCACGTTGTCGGTCGATCAGGTCGACTTGAAGCGTCGCACGATCTTCCTGGACAAGACGAAGAATGGAAGCAAGCGCCAGGTGCCGATCACGACTGTGTTGCGGACGCAGTTGGCGGTACGGTTGAAGAGTGCGGAGCCCGGTGAGCTGGTGTTTCCGTGGTGGGATGGCGACGCCCGCCTGCCGAGCTTGCGGCGGACCACGTCGCTGCTGTCACGGCAGTTTGCGCGGGTGTTCAGCGCGGCGAAATGCGAGGGGCTGCACTTTCATGATCTTCGGCATGAGGCGACCAGCCGTCTGTTTGAGCGGACGAAGCTGAGCGATCTGGAAATTGCCAAGATAACGGGACATAAAAGCCTGGCGCAGCTGGCGCGGTATGCGAACCTGCGCGGGTCCAACTTGGCGGCTCGGCTGTGGTAA
- a CDS encoding DNA cytosine methyltransferase — MADGTQHGFNFPRQAFTSALRPGEIVLDFFAGGGGASEALRQALGRDPDMAVNHDPMAIGLHAANHPFTHHMQADVWTVDILREVARRKVGWFHASPDCTHFSQAKGGQPRARATRSLSWVVLKVAGTLAAAGLAPRIISLENVEQILTWGPLVAKRCKTTGRVLKLDGSVASKGEMVSVWDQQLVPDKRHAGRTWSQFVAALRAIGYVVEWRKLVASDYGAGTIRKRLFLIARRDGQPIVWPAPTHGKAPGLLPLVTAADCIDFTVPCPSIFTRKKPLAEATMRRIAKGIQRYVIDAAEPFIVGCGGRMSQTSERGTSQPMQTITAKADSCLGTATLAPLITEMANASNQRTMPADEPLRTICAGVKGGHFAVVSPTLVGVGGRAAQTDQRPGNEPLITITSKADCAVVTAFLEQANGGGPNGNPARARGCDEPVSSVTATGSQQRLVTAHMAKLRGTSNAADVADPLATISAGGEHHALIECTLSPEHETGALRVAAFMVNYYGNGTALDLREPLDTITTRDRIALVTVVIHGTPYVIVDIGLRMLRREELFRAQGFPADYIIDRTASGQRLTISQSVRMVGNSVSPPPLCALARANLDPVTMPERIAA, encoded by the coding sequence ATGGCTGACGGAACCCAGCACGGCTTCAACTTCCCACGCCAGGCTTTCACATCCGCGCTTCGCCCCGGTGAAATCGTGCTCGACTTCTTCGCCGGCGGCGGCGGCGCCAGCGAAGCGCTGCGGCAGGCGTTGGGCCGCGACCCCGACATGGCCGTCAACCACGACCCCATGGCCATCGGCCTGCACGCCGCCAACCATCCATTCACCCACCATATGCAAGCCGACGTGTGGACCGTCGACATTCTGCGTGAGGTAGCGCGCCGCAAGGTCGGCTGGTTCCACGCCAGCCCCGACTGCACCCACTTCAGCCAAGCCAAAGGCGGCCAGCCGCGGGCGCGTGCCACGCGATCGCTGAGCTGGGTGGTGCTCAAGGTTGCCGGCACGCTGGCGGCAGCAGGCCTTGCGCCGCGCATCATCAGCCTCGAAAACGTCGAACAGATCCTCACATGGGGGCCGCTGGTGGCCAAGCGCTGCAAAACCACCGGCCGCGTGCTGAAACTGGACGGCAGCGTGGCCAGCAAGGGCGAGATGGTCAGCGTGTGGGACCAGCAACTGGTGCCCGACAAACGCCACGCCGGCCGTACCTGGTCGCAGTTTGTCGCCGCGCTGCGCGCCATCGGCTACGTGGTCGAATGGCGCAAGCTGGTGGCCAGCGACTACGGCGCCGGCACCATCCGCAAACGGTTGTTCCTCATCGCCCGCCGCGACGGCCAGCCCATCGTCTGGCCTGCGCCTACCCACGGCAAAGCACCCGGCCTGCTGCCGCTGGTGACCGCCGCCGATTGCATCGACTTCACCGTGCCGTGCCCGTCCATCTTCACCCGCAAGAAGCCGCTGGCCGAAGCCACCATGCGGCGGATCGCCAAGGGCATTCAGCGGTACGTGATCGATGCGGCGGAGCCGTTCATTGTGGGCTGTGGTGGCCGCATGTCGCAGACCTCCGAACGCGGCACATCGCAACCCATGCAGACGATCACCGCCAAGGCGGACAGTTGTCTCGGAACTGCCACGCTCGCGCCGCTGATCACTGAGATGGCCAACGCCAGCAACCAGCGCACCATGCCAGCGGATGAACCGCTGCGCACGATCTGCGCCGGGGTGAAGGGTGGCCACTTCGCGGTGGTGTCACCGACGCTGGTCGGGGTCGGTGGCCGGGCTGCGCAGACCGACCAGCGCCCCGGCAATGAACCGCTGATCACGATCACCAGCAAAGCAGACTGCGCGGTGGTCACCGCATTCCTCGAGCAAGCCAACGGCGGTGGCCCCAACGGAAACCCCGCACGCGCTCGCGGTTGTGACGAACCCGTCAGCTCAGTCACCGCCACCGGCAGCCAGCAGCGACTGGTCACCGCGCACATGGCCAAGCTGCGCGGCACCAGCAACGCGGCAGACGTAGCCGACCCGCTGGCCACCATCAGCGCCGGCGGCGAGCACCACGCGCTGATCGAGTGCACCTTGTCACCGGAACACGAAACCGGCGCGCTGCGTGTCGCAGCATTCATGGTGAATTACTACGGCAACGGCACCGCGCTCGACCTGCGCGAACCGCTCGACACCATCACCACCCGCGATCGCATCGCACTGGTGACCGTCGTCATTCATGGCACGCCCTACGTCATCGTCGACATCGGCCTGCGCATGCTGCGGCGCGAGGAACTGTTCCGCGCCCAAGGCTTCCCCGCCGACTACATCATCGATCGCACCGCCAGCGGCCAGCGCCTCACCATCAGCCAGTCCGTGCGCATGGTCGGCAACAGCGTCAGCCCACCACCACTCTGCGCACTGGCCCGCGCCAACCTCGACCCGGTCACCATGCCGGAACGGATCGCCGCATGA
- a CDS encoding LexA family transcriptional regulator — protein MNEPRAHPSSIRLAEAAERMGDSSPTAIARRLNVSVQKVSNWISRGVSKEGALEAQAAYNVDANWILGSTTDARLSVRESEAPYSSGRSTAPISPDDDSIGYLGRPPLWRVPIRGNAGVNKQGFWFQLDNDSAFESFFYPTTDPAAYAIRIKGDSYDPAIEADDCVLIEPSVALRIDGRVLICLKDGRSTIQRLRVYNQHEYKLQSITNSGERTTISASEVESAHFVRGNFSMHGLGVDS, from the coding sequence ATGAATGAACCCCGCGCGCACCCATCATCGATCCGACTGGCGGAGGCCGCTGAGCGCATGGGGGATTCTTCGCCGACGGCGATCGCCAGGCGCCTGAATGTTTCCGTCCAGAAGGTATCCAACTGGATCTCGCGCGGCGTATCGAAAGAAGGCGCGCTTGAAGCCCAGGCTGCTTACAACGTCGATGCCAACTGGATTCTTGGATCGACCACCGATGCGAGACTATCGGTGCGTGAATCCGAAGCGCCTTACAGCTCAGGCCGATCTACTGCGCCAATCTCACCAGATGACGATTCTATCGGCTACCTTGGCAGACCGCCGTTGTGGCGGGTTCCTATCAGGGGGAACGCCGGAGTGAACAAACAGGGATTCTGGTTTCAACTGGACAATGACAGCGCATTCGAAAGCTTTTTTTACCCAACCACTGACCCCGCGGCATATGCCATACGCATCAAAGGTGACAGCTATGATCCCGCGATCGAGGCGGACGATTGTGTTCTGATCGAACCGAGCGTCGCGCTTCGCATTGATGGCCGTGTCTTGATCTGCCTGAAGGATGGTCGAAGCACCATTCAGCGACTTCGGGTCTACAATCAGCATGAATACAAGCTTCAGAGCATCACCAACAGCGGCGAGCGCACAACCATTTCGGCCAGCGAGGTCGAATCAGCTCATTTTGTTCGAGGTAATTTCAGCATGCATGGTTTGGGGGTCGATTCATGA
- a CDS encoding DUF5906 domain-containing protein: protein MAASNYGDVLDQLRGIGLQVDHLEIGRMVRCRIEGDREQRGWYMLHELQAGTGDLLIVGSFGVWRGQDNGAMKVALSKSSQLTTEQREAIRKRQAEDRKRVDADRARTAARAADKAAAAWAKCNPTGESDYLTRKGVQAHGLRFSPSGACVVPMLDAAGKIHGLQIIRPKKENGRDKDFWPAGLAKKGHFHLIGSPTWLVLIAEGYATAATLHEATGLPVAVAFDAGNIGPVATALHKRYKQAKILICADDDVFGKCQHCGTRVDLSPYRDGNTCGSPACAKEHGRTNTGVVAASSTALEVNGAWVVPVFADANGRHNAFIERGAKLSDFNDLHALEGLHVVRTQLEARLSELSWTPGAKGSRLRNKRGEGNGDLRPIETLDELLERYALIYGHDSTVFDRTEHQLVKMGDMRDICLARDLHRGWAEHPDRCIVRVREVGFDPACTDPNIKCNLWSGWPTSPTQGNCDKLLELLRHMCSGDGAPTTLYNWVLNWLAYPLQHHGVKLKTTIVLHGPQGTGKNVFFEAIMAIYGRYGRVIDQKAVEDRFNEWASRKLFIIADEVVARSDLYHIKNALKGLITGTEILINPKGLPSYWESNHLNMVFLSNETMPVVVEEDDRRHAVIWTPEKLAQSFYAEVFDEIANGGVAALHHFLLHRDTGDFNAGTLPPYTDAKADLINLSLDSTVRFYQELVAGELNGVRPRAALATDVYDLYRVWCVRTGHRAGPQPKLINAIERKCRVTSARKRYVDVMGTTRGPHGVLYLGADACPPGEAETAWLGEQIAGFRKSVGVYKGDNYD from the coding sequence ATGGCCGCCAGCAACTACGGCGACGTGCTGGACCAGCTGCGCGGCATCGGCCTGCAGGTAGATCACCTCGAGATCGGGCGCATGGTGCGCTGTCGTATCGAGGGCGATCGCGAGCAGCGCGGCTGGTACATGCTCCACGAACTGCAGGCGGGCACCGGTGATCTGCTGATCGTCGGCAGCTTCGGCGTGTGGCGTGGGCAGGACAACGGCGCGATGAAGGTCGCGCTGAGCAAGTCGTCACAGCTCACCACCGAACAGCGCGAGGCGATCCGCAAGCGCCAGGCCGAAGACCGCAAGCGTGTCGACGCCGATCGCGCGCGCACTGCAGCCCGCGCTGCTGACAAGGCTGCCGCCGCCTGGGCGAAGTGCAACCCCACTGGCGAATCCGACTACCTCACCCGCAAGGGCGTGCAAGCGCACGGCCTGCGGTTCTCACCCAGCGGCGCGTGCGTGGTGCCGATGCTGGATGCTGCCGGCAAGATCCACGGCCTGCAGATCATCCGTCCGAAGAAAGAGAACGGCCGCGACAAAGACTTCTGGCCGGCCGGGCTGGCCAAGAAAGGCCACTTTCACCTGATCGGTTCGCCCACCTGGCTGGTGCTGATCGCCGAAGGTTATGCCACCGCCGCCACGTTGCACGAAGCCACCGGCCTGCCAGTGGCGGTCGCGTTCGATGCCGGCAACATCGGCCCGGTGGCCACCGCGCTGCACAAGCGCTACAAGCAAGCGAAGATCCTGATCTGCGCCGATGACGACGTCTTCGGCAAATGCCAGCACTGCGGCACGCGCGTCGACCTGTCGCCGTACCGCGACGGCAACACCTGCGGCAGCCCCGCCTGCGCCAAAGAACACGGCCGTACCAACACCGGCGTGGTCGCGGCTAGCAGCACGGCGCTGGAAGTCAACGGCGCCTGGGTCGTGCCCGTGTTTGCTGATGCCAACGGCCGCCACAACGCCTTCATCGAACGCGGCGCCAAGCTCAGCGACTTCAACGACCTCCACGCGCTCGAAGGTCTGCACGTCGTGCGCACCCAGCTCGAGGCCCGCCTGTCGGAGCTGTCGTGGACGCCGGGCGCGAAAGGCTCGCGCTTGCGCAACAAGAGGGGGGAGGGGAATGGCGATCTGCGCCCCATCGAAACCCTCGACGAATTGCTCGAGCGGTACGCGCTCATCTACGGCCACGACAGCACCGTGTTCGATCGCACCGAACACCAGCTGGTGAAGATGGGCGACATGCGCGACATCTGCCTGGCACGTGACCTGCACCGTGGCTGGGCCGAACACCCCGACCGGTGCATCGTGCGCGTGCGCGAAGTGGGCTTTGACCCCGCCTGCACCGATCCCAACATCAAGTGCAACCTGTGGTCCGGCTGGCCAACGTCACCCACACAAGGCAACTGCGACAAATTGCTCGAACTGCTGCGCCACATGTGCAGCGGTGATGGTGCGCCCACCACCCTCTACAACTGGGTGCTCAACTGGCTGGCGTATCCGCTGCAGCACCATGGCGTGAAGCTCAAGACCACCATCGTGCTGCATGGTCCGCAGGGCACCGGCAAGAACGTGTTCTTCGAAGCGATCATGGCGATCTACGGGCGCTACGGTCGGGTGATCGATCAGAAGGCCGTCGAAGACCGCTTCAACGAATGGGCCAGCCGCAAGCTGTTCATCATCGCCGACGAAGTCGTCGCCCGCTCCGACCTGTACCACATCAAGAATGCGCTCAAGGGTCTCATCACCGGCACCGAGATCCTGATCAACCCCAAAGGCCTGCCCAGCTACTGGGAAAGCAACCACCTCAACATGGTCTTCCTCAGCAACGAAACCATGCCGGTCGTCGTCGAGGAAGACGACCGCCGCCATGCCGTCATCTGGACGCCCGAAAAACTGGCGCAAAGCTTCTACGCCGAAGTGTTCGATGAAATCGCCAACGGCGGCGTGGCAGCGCTCCACCACTTCCTGCTCCACCGCGACACCGGCGATTTCAACGCCGGCACGCTGCCGCCCTACACCGACGCCAAGGCTGACCTGATCAACCTCAGCCTGGACAGCACCGTGCGTTTCTACCAGGAGCTGGTCGCCGGTGAGCTCAACGGCGTGCGCCCACGGGCCGCGCTGGCCACCGACGTGTATGACCTCTACCGCGTGTGGTGCGTGCGCACCGGCCACCGTGCCGGCCCCCAGCCGAAGCTCATCAACGCGATCGAACGCAAGTGCCGGGTCACCAGCGCCCGCAAGCGCTACGTGGACGTCATGGGCACCACCCGCGGGCCGCATGGCGTGCTCTACCTCGGCGCCGACGCCTGCCCACCTGGCGAAGCCGAAACCGCGTGGCTCGGTGAACAGATCGCCGGCTTCCGCAAATCCGTCGGCGTCTACAAGGGCGACAACTATGACTGA